In Pseudomonas nunensis, a single window of DNA contains:
- a CDS encoding ABC transporter permease, with protein MFELINFSETGWGGALLKGLWMTLQISAGAFVLGLLIGLVVACLKLNAPKPIATLMRGYTTLFRAVPELLLILLLYYVGSMLLNSLMTQLGYGVVNVSGPLAAIVVLGLVQGAYASEIFRAAIQAIPFGQIEAARAFGLSGFGLFRRVTLPIMAPFAMAGMANLWINLIKDSALISVVGTNELLYTAKQGAGSTRHYLLFYLTAAAMYYAVTLVSNYLSGRLERRIRRWMPLAE; from the coding sequence ATGTTCGAGTTGATCAATTTCAGCGAAACAGGGTGGGGCGGGGCGCTGCTCAAAGGGTTGTGGATGACCCTGCAGATTTCGGCCGGAGCGTTTGTGCTCGGGCTGTTGATCGGGCTGGTCGTGGCCTGCCTCAAGCTCAACGCGCCGAAACCGATTGCGACGCTGATGCGCGGCTACACCACGTTGTTCCGCGCGGTGCCGGAGTTGTTGCTGATCCTGCTGCTGTACTACGTCGGCTCCATGTTGCTCAACTCGCTGATGACCCAGTTGGGTTACGGCGTGGTGAATGTCAGCGGACCGCTGGCGGCGATCGTAGTGCTGGGTCTGGTGCAGGGCGCGTACGCCTCGGAGATTTTCCGCGCGGCGATCCAGGCGATTCCGTTCGGCCAGATCGAGGCGGCGCGGGCGTTTGGCCTGAGCGGGTTCGGTCTGTTCCGGCGCGTTACGTTGCCGATCATGGCGCCGTTCGCGATGGCGGGGATGGCCAACCTGTGGATCAACCTGATCAAGGATAGTGCGTTGATCAGCGTGGTCGGCACTAACGAGCTGTTGTACACCGCCAAGCAAGGCGCGGGTTCCACGCGTCATTATCTGTTGTTCTACCTCACGGCCGCGGCGATGTATTACGCGGTGACGTTGGTGTCCAACTACCTGTCGGGACGGCTTGAGCGACGCATTCGTCGCTGGATGCCTTTGGCTGAGTGA
- a CDS encoding ABC transporter permease: protein MIPAWIVEYAALLGRGLQTTVTLLLLSSVFGFLLAILVALARISRYKVIAKASLFYTSVFRGTPLLIQIYIFYYGLGSLFAQFPLIRGSFLWPYLRDGYWYIVFALVVSMGAYVGEVIRGGLLAVPRGEMEAASAFGMTSRQSLLRVRLPRAMRLLLPTLAGETVMLLKSTALASTIAVIDLLGAANVVRAQTLQVYEPLLLVAGVYVCLTFLIEALFGFVERRGTPVRRSV, encoded by the coding sequence ATGATTCCAGCGTGGATAGTTGAATACGCAGCGCTGTTGGGCCGAGGGTTGCAAACGACCGTTACCCTGCTGTTGCTGTCCAGTGTGTTCGGTTTCTTGTTGGCCATCCTGGTGGCGCTGGCGCGCATCTCCAGATACAAGGTGATCGCCAAGGCCAGCCTGTTCTACACCAGCGTGTTTCGCGGCACGCCGTTGCTGATCCAGATCTACATTTTCTACTACGGGCTCGGCAGCCTGTTTGCGCAGTTTCCGTTGATTCGCGGCAGCTTCCTTTGGCCTTACCTGCGTGACGGTTACTGGTACATCGTGTTCGCCCTGGTGGTGTCGATGGGCGCCTATGTCGGCGAGGTGATTCGCGGCGGCCTGCTCGCGGTGCCAAGAGGTGAAATGGAAGCCGCTTCGGCGTTCGGCATGACCTCGCGTCAGTCGCTGTTGCGGGTGCGTTTACCTCGGGCGATGCGCTTGTTGTTGCCGACCTTGGCCGGGGAAACCGTGATGCTGCTCAAGTCCACGGCACTGGCCTCGACCATCGCGGTGATCGATTTGCTCGGCGCCGCCAACGTGGTGCGGGCGCAAACCTTGCAAGTGTATGAACCGTTGCTGCTGGTGGCGGGCGTGTATGTTTGCCTGACTTTCCTGATCGAGGCGTTGTTCGGGTTCGTCGAGCGGCGCGGGACGCCCGTGCGCAGGTCGGTGTAA
- a CDS encoding DMT family transporter, translating into MSSPKIVDRSLQGIGLCTLGYAFLALQDAVIKWLVADYSVVTILFWRSLVVVVACLLAGRLRLIQRAWRSPSRRLLVVRGLLSIVAWLLYYTAARDLTLAEMTTLYFSAPIMVTVLAAMILKERASGWQWFSLIIGFVGVIIACRPSHIADPLPIILTLLAAMCWAFTYIQLRQVDDQTSVLEQMLITNVVFVICMTVALPWTHTPAPTPVWLGMLAAGLVGGIGQFLLFASFQRATATLLAPFEYTGLIWAFALSNLIWGTLMDVSLMIGAGLIAVSGTLAMLFGRHASQDVVGAECSVTQPLYPATTDVEAVGGAEGFGVQAPLDPESVEHRR; encoded by the coding sequence ATGAGTTCGCCAAAGATCGTCGACCGCTCGTTGCAGGGCATCGGCCTGTGCACCTTGGGCTACGCGTTCCTGGCGTTGCAGGACGCGGTCATCAAGTGGCTGGTGGCCGACTATTCGGTGGTGACTATTCTGTTCTGGCGCAGCCTGGTGGTGGTCGTGGCTTGTCTGCTGGCGGGGCGCCTGCGCCTGATCCAGCGGGCCTGGCGTTCGCCGAGCCGACGCTTGCTGGTGGTGCGCGGTTTGTTGTCGATCGTGGCCTGGCTGCTGTATTACACGGCGGCCCGGGACCTGACCCTGGCCGAGATGACCACGCTGTATTTTTCCGCGCCGATCATGGTCACCGTGCTGGCCGCGATGATCCTCAAGGAACGCGCCAGCGGCTGGCAGTGGTTCAGCCTGATCATCGGTTTCGTCGGCGTGATCATCGCCTGTCGCCCGAGCCACATCGCCGATCCGTTGCCGATCATCCTCACGCTGTTGGCGGCGATGTGCTGGGCGTTCACCTACATCCAGTTGCGTCAGGTCGACGACCAGACTTCGGTGCTGGAGCAGATGCTGATCACCAACGTGGTGTTTGTGATTTGCATGACGGTGGCGCTGCCCTGGACCCACACCCCGGCGCCGACCCCGGTCTGGCTGGGCATGCTGGCGGCCGGGCTGGTCGGCGGCATCGGTCAGTTCCTGCTTTTTGCCAGTTTCCAGCGCGCGACCGCGACCTTGCTGGCGCCCTTCGAGTACACCGGGCTGATCTGGGCCTTCGCGCTGTCGAACCTGATCTGGGGCACGTTGATGGACGTGTCACTGATGATCGGTGCCGGGCTGATCGCGGTCAGCGGCACCTTGGCCATGCTCTTCGGGCGCCACGCTTCACAGGACGTCGTCGGTGCTGAATGCTCCGTGACGCAGCCCCTTTATCCAGCAACGACAGATGTGGAGGCCGTTGGCGGGGCTGAAGGTTTCGGGGTTCAGGCACCACTCGATCCAGAGTCCGTCGAGCATCGCCGATAA
- a CDS encoding succinylglutamate desuccinylase/aspartoacylase domain-containing protein has protein sequence MAQDISFSVRNNNGDPARVGAWRFEGDGSGPKVHLQAGVHADEIAGMLVLHLLMQRLKVAEAEGRLKSQVTVVPQANPLGIGQFRQGRILGRFHDATGHNFNRAFDLSAALERPSTNVQEWQKSLVQLAATADVMLDLHTDDEALPYLYVHRRFWPRGRELAVAMKMEVAIIWDDGGDGSFEETIIAPWLREGVTEQKMAATLELRGQGDVSDHFAEQDAQGLYAWLCAIGAIDEAVTTGDWPVETMQMSHMETHLAPQPGVLIFEKELGDVVEAGQRFARILQRPGDPASEVVLYAEQAGRMVTRYRDRLVSQGMVVAKFTGSRESRHWSGGLLDPN, from the coding sequence ATGGCGCAGGATATTTCGTTCAGTGTGCGCAACAACAATGGCGATCCGGCGCGGGTCGGCGCCTGGCGTTTTGAAGGCGATGGCAGCGGGCCGAAGGTGCATTTGCAGGCGGGGGTGCATGCCGATGAAATCGCCGGGATGCTGGTCCTGCACCTGTTGATGCAACGGCTGAAAGTCGCCGAGGCCGAGGGTCGGCTCAAGAGCCAAGTGACGGTGGTGCCGCAAGCTAATCCGCTCGGCATCGGGCAGTTTCGCCAGGGGCGGATTCTCGGGCGTTTTCACGACGCCACCGGGCATAACTTCAACCGTGCGTTTGATCTGTCGGCGGCGCTGGAGCGACCTTCGACCAACGTCCAGGAGTGGCAAAAAAGCCTGGTGCAACTGGCGGCCACGGCGGATGTGATGCTCGACCTGCACACCGATGACGAAGCCTTGCCGTACCTCTACGTGCACCGCCGTTTCTGGCCCCGAGGTCGTGAACTGGCCGTGGCGATGAAAATGGAGGTGGCGATTATCTGGGATGACGGCGGCGACGGTTCTTTCGAAGAAACGATCATTGCGCCGTGGCTGCGCGAGGGCGTCACCGAGCAGAAAATGGCCGCGACCCTGGAGTTGCGCGGGCAGGGCGACGTCAGCGATCACTTCGCCGAACAAGATGCGCAGGGCTTGTACGCGTGGCTGTGCGCGATCGGTGCCATCGATGAGGCCGTGACAACCGGTGACTGGCCCGTCGAAACCATGCAGATGAGCCACATGGAAACTCACCTCGCGCCACAGCCTGGAGTGTTGATTTTCGAAAAGGAACTGGGGGATGTCGTCGAGGCAGGGCAGCGCTTTGCGCGGATCCTCCAGCGCCCCGGCGACCCTGCTTCCGAAGTGGTGTTGTACGCCGAACAGGCCGGGCGAATGGTCACGCGCTACCGGGATCGGCTGGTGTCGCAAGGCATGGTCGTCGCCAAGTTCACTGGCAGCCGGGAATCGCGGCATTGGAGCGGCGGGTTGCTGGATCCAAATTGA